The proteins below are encoded in one region of Pangasianodon hypophthalmus isolate fPanHyp1 chromosome 6, fPanHyp1.pri, whole genome shotgun sequence:
- the LOC128318532 gene encoding uncharacterized protein LOC128318532, with protein sequence MVAVMRDFLDAQEQREKRYLLELQNLRESILQEKFNISPETYRQRFRAAFTPAGESPTETYHQLRNLYCRWVRPELHTKEEIGETIVLEQLLRVLPHEIRVWVKEHEPTTGLYAAKLAQQYINAHCGSQRSQPMKGNFKNAPSSFEGPQGGLNVIHGQKVAPEKRLVCFYCQQPGHKATVCPVRKSKLTGFCYVPGEEDIEEDNAHRTQYVQVTVNGQCLNALLDTGSSVSLLKRSHMPHVPFVKLVTVQCVHGDVKQYPQTDVNVCVQDQIYMLNVAIVDDLPADMILGRDLPVLTELLQSGKDCVNTSANVACPVVTRAQVKAGLQPLPDFHHSLLQGGTKGPRKTRRQRRLEKGLGAPAPKIQTEGLEVHGWKVPENIAKLQRADVSLKLLFDKAFKGNQADLCGEKYVVINDVLYMQTPEFTRLVVPTCCRPVVLHLAHSVPWAGHMALHKTYARISSRFIWPSMYTDVQNYCTTCPTCQKTSAVR encoded by the coding sequence ATGGTAGCTGTGATGCGGGACTTCCTTGACGCacaagagcagagagagaaacgtTATCTTCTGGAGCTACAGAATCTACGTGAGTCCATCTTGCAAGAGAAATTCAACATCTCTCCAGAAACCTACCGTCAGCGGTTCCGTGCTGCTTTTACTCCAGCTGGGGAATCACCAACTGAGACCTACCATCAGTTGCGGAACTTGTACTGTCGTTGGGTGAGGCCTGAGCTGCATACAAAGGAGGAAATCGGTGAGACAATTGTCTTAGAACAGCTACTCCGTGTTCTTCCACATGAGATCAGAGTGTGGGTGAAGGAACATGAGCCCACCACTGGACTTTATGCTGCAAAACTGGCTCAGCAGTACATCAATGCTCACTGTGGAAGTCAGCGCTCTCAACCCATGAAAGGTAACTTTAAAAATGCTCCCAGTAGCTTTGAGGGACCTCAGGGTGGCTTAAACGTAATTCATGGACAGAAAGTAGCTCCTGAAAAAAgacttgtctgtttttattgtcaACAACCAGGCCACAAAGCGACAGTGTGTCCAGTTCGTAAATCCAAACTAACTGGCTTTTGCTATGTTCCAGGAGAGGAGGACATTGAGGAGGACAATGCACATAGGACACAATATGTTCAAGTGACTGTAAATGGACAATGTTTAAATGCTCTGTTGGACACTGGTAGCTCGGTATCATTACTTAAAAGAAGTCATATGCCACATGTTCCATTTGTTAAGCTGGTCACTGTACAATGTGTTCATGGGGATGTAAAGCAGTACCCTCAGACAGATGTTAATGTATGTGTACAAGATCAGATTTATATGTTGAATGTGGCTATTGTGGACGATTTACCTGCTGACATGATTTTGGGGAGAGATTTGCCAGTGCTTACGGAACTGTTACAATCGGGGAAAGACTGTGTAAATACTTCTGCCAATGTTGCTTGTCCTGTTGTGACACGGGCCCAGGTTAAAGCAGGTCTGCAGCCATTGCCAGACTTCCACCATAGTCTGTTGCAAGGTGGGACTAAAGGCCCCAGAAAGACACGTCGTCAACGACGACTAGAGAAAGGTCTCGGTGCCCCGGCTCCTAAGATCCAAACTGAGGGTCTTGAAGTTCATGGCTGGAAGGTCCCGGAGAATATTGCAAAATTACAGAGAGCTGATGTATCCTTAAAACTACTGTTTGATAAAGCGTTTAAGGGGAACCAAGCTGACTTGTGTGGGGAAAAGTATGTAGTCATtaatgatgtactgtatatgcaaacCCCTGAATTCACCCGTTTGGTTGTACCTACATGTTGCCGTCCTGTTGTTTTACACCTAGCACACAGTGTTCCCTGGGCAGGTCATATGGCACTTCATAAAACATATGCTCGCATAAGCTCACGATTTATTTGGCCCTCCATGTACACTGATGTTCAGAATTACTGCACCACATGCCCCACATGCCAAAAAACCAGTGCTGTGCGTTGA